From a single Fulvivirga ulvae genomic region:
- a CDS encoding aspartate/glutamate racemase family protein, which produces MDLEQDNVIGIVGGVGPQAGLAMYDYILRHTEASKDQDHLSVILMSFPRHIPDRTAFLNDPLHPNPAYSIAKVIGKLEQAGARVVGIACNTSYSQEIYSVILDELNKMNSQVSLLNMPKETCRYIKANHLHVRRVGVMSTNGTYKSGVYKHLLELQGFEVVLPDEDFQQNVIHRMIYDEHFGLKANPDMVSFEARQLMRKALDYFAGEGAEAVVLGCTELSLVAPYVTPDKIILVDSSEVLAKALIRESLATCMLQDKGRAVLT; this is translated from the coding sequence ATGGATCTGGAGCAAGATAATGTAATTGGCATCGTAGGGGGCGTTGGCCCCCAGGCCGGGCTGGCCATGTATGACTATATATTGCGCCATACAGAGGCATCTAAAGACCAGGACCATTTATCTGTGATTCTGATGTCATTTCCCCGGCATATACCTGACAGAACTGCCTTTTTGAACGACCCGTTGCACCCTAACCCTGCTTACAGCATTGCCAAGGTTATAGGTAAACTGGAGCAGGCAGGGGCCAGGGTGGTAGGTATTGCATGCAACACCTCATACTCACAGGAAATATATAGTGTGATTTTAGACGAGCTTAACAAAATGAACAGCCAGGTATCACTTTTAAACATGCCTAAAGAAACCTGCAGGTATATCAAAGCAAACCATTTGCATGTACGCAGGGTAGGGGTAATGAGTACTAACGGTACATACAAGTCAGGAGTGTACAAACACTTGCTGGAGTTGCAGGGGTTTGAAGTAGTGTTGCCTGATGAGGATTTTCAACAGAATGTGATCCATCGGATGATCTACGATGAGCATTTCGGTCTTAAAGCCAATCCCGATATGGTTAGTTTTGAAGCCCGGCAGTTGATGAGGAAGGCATTGGATTACTTTGCCGGTGAAGGCGCAGAAGCAGTTGTCCTTGGCTGTACGGAGCTGTCGCTTGTGGCCCCCTACGTGACACCGGATAAAATCATACTGGTAGATTCGTCCGAGGTATTGGCCAAGGCTCTGATCCGCGAATCCCTTGCCACCTGTATGCTGCAAGACAAAGGCAGGGCAGTCTTAACTTAG
- a CDS encoding TauD/TfdA family dioxygenase, with product MNETVKKLTLPMTVQLDDMSPEEFITYYKSNQSEIERDLHEVGAVKFQGIQIESMEVFQHIVNSIANKFLAYIDGNSPRTKLSGNVYTSTEYDKTQRITMHNELSYSAKWPAKLFFSCIQPSDTGGETLLADSREILNHMDKALVDEIERKGVIYIRNLHGGRGIGPSWQDTFETESKEQLEAYCEQYDIEHQWKEDGSLRLIQRSKGIIAHRGSGARVWFNQIDQFHPSHLDSEIYEMMQHMYDSTEDFPMFVKFGDGTQITEAMVREILDTTEKLTIAPPWEINELLIVDNELASHGRNSFTGERRVLVSMTE from the coding sequence ATGAATGAGACTGTTAAAAAACTGACCTTACCGATGACGGTGCAACTGGATGATATGAGTCCGGAAGAATTTATTACGTACTATAAGAGTAACCAAAGTGAAATTGAGAGGGATCTGCACGAAGTGGGTGCTGTAAAATTCCAGGGGATTCAGATAGAATCCATGGAGGTATTTCAGCACATTGTTAACTCCATAGCCAATAAATTTTTGGCATACATAGATGGTAATTCGCCCAGGACCAAACTGTCAGGCAACGTTTATACTTCTACCGAGTATGATAAAACACAGAGGATCACCATGCATAATGAACTCTCATACTCTGCCAAATGGCCTGCCAAATTATTCTTCAGTTGCATACAACCCTCAGACACCGGTGGCGAAACACTGCTGGCTGACAGCAGGGAAATATTGAACCACATGGATAAAGCCCTTGTGGATGAAATTGAAAGAAAAGGGGTAATATACATTCGTAATTTGCATGGAGGCAGAGGCATAGGGCCGTCATGGCAGGATACCTTTGAGACGGAGAGCAAAGAGCAACTGGAGGCTTATTGTGAGCAATATGATATAGAGCATCAATGGAAGGAAGATGGCAGCCTGAGATTAATCCAGAGAAGCAAAGGCATTATAGCACACCGAGGTAGCGGAGCACGCGTCTGGTTTAACCAGATAGACCAGTTCCATCCCAGCCATCTGGATAGTGAGATCTATGAAATGATGCAGCACATGTACGACTCTACGGAGGACTTTCCCATGTTCGTGAAATTTGGTGATGGCACACAGATCACCGAAGCAATGGTGAGGGAAATACTGGATACCACTGAGAAGCTGACCATAGCTCCGCCATGGGAAATAAACGAACTGCTGATCGTGGACAATGAATTGGCCAGCCATGGACGAAACTCCTTCACCGGCGAGCGGCGTGTATTGGTATCAATGACCGAATAA
- a CDS encoding cyclic peptide export ABC transporter — translation MMKVKMMISMFIMAWSSSQLLAQHNDPDKLLDNAEVEALMEEGDIPGMSIVIVQDGQTFIRTYGYADLNAAKKVTPFTLFELGSCSKAFTALAVTQLAEQGKIALDNSVSDYLPWFKVTYEGTAQAITIEQLLHHTSGIPWNTIAKIPETDKVDALERTVKLLIGQELDDVPGTRYEYATINYDVLALIVQKVSGQPFEIYLQYNIIEKLGLGSTSIGEPEDSSQMAVGYKVGFFIPQEYDAPVYRGNYAAGYVISNASDMAKWLTFQMGLGDSAMYTLAKVTHRRDRTVPLHGMASYARGWHVRLDGSDEIWHEGVNPNFSSYVAFRPDEKTGVAVLANSNSKFTPLIGQRVMKAMAGEGTQREFDPGDGNDKVYSSISLALVLYILIVIAFAILAIRAIFKGERAYSPLTWSKLGKFLQALLLVVPFLFAFYILPEAIAGFTWQAILVWSPVSFAALIILTLTAILVSYITYFFTLCFPLKNQYLGKVPVILLMSILSGLSNVILIVMVTSAIGADIELRYIVFYYALILGVYLLGRRFVQVNLIRFARGLVYDLRIELIDKIFSTSYQKFESMDRGRVYTALNDDVNYIGESTNVFATLITSIITAAGAFIYLASIAFWATLLTIFLIIALSGIYFFVGRSTNVYYEKARDERNVFMRLINGMIDGFKEISLHRNKKLAYKEDVAISAEQYKKKISMADVRFVNAFLVGESLLVVLLGMVAFGMPEMFPNIELYVLMSFVVILLYLIGPINAILGAMPAMMQLKVAWNRLRQFREEIPANLDLSVLPVPTPPQVRSVKIRQVRFSYKKENVDEQFSVGPIDMEAYAGEILFLIGGNGSGKTTFAKLLTGLYEPDQGELLINDEVVDSAEMSEYFSTVFSPAYLFEKLYSHNVAGREEEVMRLLKLLQLDHKVVIKDNTYNTIELSGGQRKRLALFQCYLEDSPICLFDEWAADQDPEYRKFFYRTLLPEMKKMGKIIIAITHDDHYFDVADRIYKMNQGKLEPYQKEETLTL, via the coding sequence ATGATGAAAGTAAAAATGATGATCTCCATGTTTATCATGGCATGGAGCTCAAGCCAGCTTTTGGCCCAACATAATGATCCGGATAAGCTGCTGGACAATGCCGAAGTGGAAGCCTTGATGGAAGAGGGTGATATTCCGGGTATGAGTATTGTAATTGTACAAGACGGGCAGACCTTTATCAGGACTTACGGATACGCTGACCTCAATGCTGCAAAGAAGGTGACGCCGTTTACTCTTTTTGAATTGGGGTCGTGCAGTAAGGCTTTTACGGCGTTGGCAGTTACCCAATTGGCAGAGCAGGGAAAAATAGCGTTGGATAATAGCGTTTCCGATTATCTGCCCTGGTTTAAAGTGACCTACGAAGGAACCGCTCAAGCCATTACCATAGAGCAATTGCTGCATCATACTAGCGGCATCCCCTGGAATACTATTGCCAAAATTCCGGAAACAGACAAAGTAGATGCCCTGGAGCGCACGGTTAAATTATTGATAGGGCAGGAGCTGGACGATGTGCCAGGGACCCGCTATGAATACGCCACCATTAACTATGATGTACTGGCTTTAATCGTTCAAAAAGTTTCAGGGCAACCCTTTGAAATTTACCTTCAGTATAACATTATAGAGAAGCTGGGCCTTGGCAGTACATCCATCGGAGAGCCGGAGGATAGCAGTCAAATGGCAGTGGGATATAAAGTAGGCTTCTTTATACCTCAGGAATATGACGCTCCTGTTTACCGGGGCAATTATGCTGCGGGATATGTGATTTCAAATGCCAGCGATATGGCCAAATGGCTTACCTTCCAGATGGGGCTTGGAGACTCTGCTATGTACACCCTGGCGAAAGTGACCCACCGCAGGGACAGAACGGTTCCGCTGCATGGTATGGCCTCCTACGCACGAGGCTGGCATGTGCGGCTTGATGGTAGTGATGAAATATGGCATGAAGGAGTTAACCCCAACTTCTCCTCCTATGTAGCATTCAGGCCGGATGAGAAAACAGGTGTTGCCGTACTTGCCAACTCCAACAGCAAGTTCACGCCGTTGATTGGTCAAAGAGTAATGAAAGCCATGGCCGGAGAAGGTACACAAAGGGAGTTTGACCCGGGCGATGGAAATGATAAGGTTTATTCTTCCATTTCTCTTGCGTTGGTGCTTTACATACTTATCGTTATAGCATTTGCCATTTTGGCAATCAGGGCAATCTTTAAAGGAGAAAGGGCCTACAGTCCCCTTACCTGGAGTAAGTTGGGTAAATTTCTTCAGGCGCTGTTACTGGTCGTTCCATTTTTGTTCGCCTTCTACATATTGCCGGAAGCCATTGCAGGTTTTACCTGGCAGGCCATCCTGGTATGGTCTCCTGTAAGTTTCGCGGCATTGATAATTTTGACTTTGACAGCCATACTGGTCAGCTACATCACCTACTTCTTTACATTATGCTTTCCTCTTAAAAACCAGTATTTGGGCAAAGTCCCGGTGATATTGTTGATGAGTATTTTATCCGGCCTCTCCAACGTTATCCTGATCGTAATGGTAACCTCGGCTATAGGCGCTGACATTGAGCTCAGGTACATTGTGTTTTATTATGCCCTGATCCTGGGTGTATACCTGTTGGGGAGAAGGTTTGTACAGGTTAACCTTATCAGGTTTGCCCGGGGGTTGGTGTATGACCTGAGAATTGAGCTGATCGATAAAATATTCTCCACATCATACCAAAAATTTGAATCTATGGATCGAGGCAGAGTGTATACTGCCCTGAACGACGACGTTAACTATATAGGTGAATCTACCAATGTATTTGCCACCCTGATTACCAGCATAATCACAGCGGCCGGGGCCTTTATTTACCTGGCATCCATAGCTTTTTGGGCTACTTTGCTCACCATCTTTTTGATCATAGCCTTGTCAGGTATCTACTTTTTTGTGGGCAGGAGCACCAATGTCTACTATGAAAAAGCCCGTGATGAGCGTAATGTATTTATGCGTCTGATCAACGGAATGATCGACGGATTCAAGGAGATCAGCTTACATAGAAACAAAAAGCTGGCCTACAAAGAAGATGTGGCTATCAGTGCTGAACAGTATAAAAAGAAGATCTCCATGGCTGATGTCAGGTTTGTTAATGCCTTTCTAGTAGGGGAGTCATTGTTGGTGGTGTTGCTGGGGATGGTAGCCTTCGGCATGCCTGAAATGTTTCCGAATATAGAACTGTATGTTCTCATGAGCTTTGTGGTGATTCTTCTTTACCTGATAGGCCCCATCAATGCTATACTCGGAGCCATGCCCGCCATGATGCAGCTAAAAGTGGCTTGGAACCGCCTCAGGCAGTTCAGGGAAGAGATCCCCGCCAACCTTGACCTTAGCGTACTTCCGGTACCGACGCCCCCGCAAGTGCGTTCTGTCAAGATCAGGCAGGTGCGCTTTAGCTATAAGAAGGAGAATGTGGATGAACAATTCAGTGTTGGCCCCATTGACATGGAAGCCTATGCCGGTGAGATACTGTTCCTTATTGGTGGCAATGGCAGCGGTAAAACCACCTTTGCCAAGCTGCTGACCGGCTTGTACGAGCCCGACCAGGGCGAACTGCTGATCAATGATGAAGTGGTAGACAGTGCTGAAATGAGCGAGTATTTTTCTACCGTATTCAGCCCCGCATACCTTTTTGAAAAACTCTATAGCCATAATGTTGCAGGCCGTGAAGAAGAGGTAATGAGGTTGCTAAAACTCCTTCAACTGGACCATAAGGTGGTGATCAAAGACAACACATACAATACCATCGAACTTTCTGGAGGTCAGCGCAAAAGGCTTGCTTTGTTTCAGTGCTATCTGGAAGACTCGCCGATCTGCCTCTTTGATGAATGGGCCGCCGATCAGGACCCTGAGTACAGGAAGTTCTTCTACAGAACACTGCTCCCGGAAATGAAGAAAATGGGAAAAATAATCATAGCGATTACCCATGATGACCATTATTTCGATGTAGCAGACAGGATATATAAAATGAATCAGGGTAAGCTTGAGCCTTACCAAAAGGAGGAAACATTAACCTTATGA